CCCACAGCTGGAAGCTCGCGTGAGTGACCTGCGTAAGGCTTGACGGAATGCTGACTCCGTATCGATCCCGATGCTGCACACAACTCAAAGTTCTGTCataggtacggagtagtggCCCTCGAAATAGCAACTTTGCTTATAGGGTAGATACAAGTGACCCCAGCCATGGCGTCATAGGCTCCCGCCGGCTGACAACTTAAACTGCCATGCGCCACACCTGGTCCCCAAAACCCTTCTCCGCGGGCCCTCTTTAGTGGCTTGAGCTTCGTTTTGCGGAGGATCCGTGCAAGCCACAGaccaccagccacagccagaTCCATACCAAAAGCGGACTAActccatctttttctcttttaaaCAATAAGAATGAAGCCAGAAATAGAAGCCTGAACCCTTATTCCGGTACCCTTCTTTTGCGCGTGGCGTGAAGCTCAGCGGGCTGTGCAAGCTCCTAATATTCCGAAAAGTGTCCTCCGTACCTTTTCTCATAGAATCATTCTCGCAATATACCAAGCTCGTAGATGAGGGCAGGCTGGCTCCTTCGGAAACAGCACCACCCGTTCGCCCTTATCTTTGAGTTTCTGAAACACAAGACAGAGAAATTGCCCAACGCAAGTCACGTTGACTCAACCCGGGGGGCCGTTTCAACACCGGGCCACGAGCGTTTCAATCCGTGCGGCGGGCCCCCTCCCCCGTCTAACAACCCCCGACAGCACGTTTTTGTTTGACGATTGTTTCTTAATTGGTGACGGACAGCTAAACGCCAAGACGAAACATGGCCTGATACACGGGCGTGGTCACAAAAAATGGATACTAACatgataagagaaaaaaaaaaaaaaaaaaaaaaaccaaagaGTTCATCACCAACGTGTtgattttgcttttgctctgttGGGGTTGTCTTGGCGGGATTTGGGACGTAAACTGTGTACATACATGCGTACCTAGTGTCAAATTCAGGATATTTTGATACACGAGCTTACACTTGTTAGTTTCGCGCATCTTCGACTAAGCGGCCGTGCATTTTTGCCACTGGTTGTTGATCGTAATCGTTGATCCATCTAAGATGGCTTGTATctatgtacagtacagtattGGGTTATCGTCAAGCATAGCGGCCGTCTTAATCATTCTCTCCCAGCAACCGTGCTCTATTAAGCAGTCCCACCTCAGAAACAGCTCGTTTCGTCCCAAAAGCCAATGaagctaaataataaatcCACCGTATCTCGTTTCCATACAGTATCGCAGCCCAGTCACCCCAAAAGTGACTTGACGAAAAAAGGCCCATGTCAAAGCTGTGTCTAGAACGCTCCTAATCCCCAGAAGCCAATCCCCTTAGCTTCTGACGTCTTTAtcggggagaagaaggcaataAATCAACAATGATGTATTTTTGCTACATCTCTCCACTTCGTCTCCTTGCAGAATGTCATTCTGGCTCCGTCCAGTTGGTCCAAGCCGGGTTGATTGCCACATGGCGGTGCAGTAAGCTTATAATACAGTACTATGTAATCATATGAACTGCTGTGAGTCAGCCGTATTTATTTTCCCACCCACGAGGCATCTAATCCAGAGCCGTAAAGGGAGCCGCATCATCTGATCACGACAAGAGCTTGTGCTAATAGAAATACACAAGGCTATAAAAAAGCGCGGATGACGCCTCTCCCGCGAGGCCGGACAGCTGGAACTGACACGAGAGCAGGTCAAAGAGGTCAATTTGTATAGAACTATCGTCGAAGATGACGGAAATTATGAACCAAACTGATTAATGTCCCTGAATGTAATCCCAGATCCCCCagtttttttgtctttctaTATTACACTGGACACTAAGATTAGAAGTAAatggaggaaaaaaaaagccttTTTGCtatcatcaatcatcatgcCTCTGATTTGCCTCATGACCTAGCTCCTTTGCACCAAGGCGGCAAATCGCCAAAAACAGaatagagaaaagaaaaggaacggAACCTGAAATCACTGCCAAAGAGGTGGCGGCCGGCGTAGAGAATCTCCACCGCTGCTCGAGGGTCGCCAAGCGTCCGACATGGCCGAACCCCTGCGGCCGTACTCGTCCTGACCcggcggcggaggcagaggcaagaAGAGCCCCGTACCGTCTCCGACCATGATGCTGCGTCGGACCTCGCCTCGGTTCCACCCCTCTCCGGCCACGTCTGCTGCCAATCCGTAGCTGCTGACTGGACGTCTCAGCGCCTGGCCTGTCGTGGTTAATGTGTCAACTTTGCTAAAGTTCCATTTACCGTACTCGTCAGTCTTGGTATACACCTCAAGGGTATGGGCTGGTGAGGGAGCAGTGGCTCGCATGTGCGCCGCAAATGGGTTGTTGGAGCTGAACCGGTGTGCTGCTGGCGCCCCGGGCACGCCTAGCTGTCGAGGAGACTGAACCTGAGACCTGGGAGAGGTTGGTGAGCCGGGCGAGTTTGCAAACGGGTTCCCAAATGTCTTGGAAGTAGGCGTGCTTGGCATGCCTGGATAGGGCACGTGGGAGCTGCGAGTAGAGCCGTGAGATGGGTTTCGCATGTGCCCTCCCGCCGCAAAGCTAGCATTGGGAGGAGGCAGCCCCTGAAGCTGCTCCGGGAAGGACTCATCGTGGACAAAGAGTTTACGCAACCTAGGCATACCCCCTGCGAGGACGGATGAGGCGAGGTAAGCGTACCAACTGGCCTTCATGCTTGCGTACACTTCCTTATCTGATTCGGTAGAAATCTCAAAGCGCAGGGTCTCGAGGCTTTGAGACGCAAGAAATCCGATGCCCGCGTGCTGTGGAAAGCCTTCAATTACCTTGTGCTTCATGGCCAGCGTCTTAAGACATGGCGCCATCGTCAAGATCTCTTGAAGTCTTTGCGGGTGGACGCCAGTGTGTACGAGTGTCAGGACCCTGAGTCCGCGCTGTGTTTCTGGCCAAGCAAGATACTCGATGAGGCCGGCAGCCGTTACACGAGGAGTTTTCTCCATGATGAACTCCTCCAACGAGGGCATGATAGGCCCCGATGCGGCCATCAGCACTTCATCAGATATACTTTCTGTTTCGGTCATCTTTAGGGCCCTGAGGTTTGCCAACGAGTTCAACACCGCTCTCATAGTCATGGTATCGACACTGATGCCGTTCAGTTCCAGGACCTCGAGCCGAGGCCAGACCTGGCCCGTAGCCAGCGCTGCCAAGCTCTTCTCCGAGCCTGCGTTGTACGTCATTTTTCGAATGTTGGGACATCTGGCTTGCACCTCGAACCGTAGCGTCGAGCTGCTCGATTCATCCGAGAACATGCCCTCAGGCAGATCAACATACTTGAGGCTGGGGAGGACTGCAATGGTCTGAGCCAACTCCACCTGACAGTACTCTCGCACCTGGTAGGGCGTCTTCAAAAACTCAACCCTCTTGCCGATGCGGGTCGGGTCCTCGCGAACAGTACGCCGGAACAGCCTGAGTCTTGCTTGAGCTGGATCCTCAGGAATGGCGTTGCGGTCAAATCTCGTCTGCTTGCGCCTCTCGGCCAACCAAGCCTCGAGCTTGCAGTAGTGGACCTGGTCGATCCGAACGCTGTGATACCTAAAGGGGGAAAATTTCAGTCAGGAAACATGCATGAACGGCTCAGTGGTGGGCAATACTCACAATAGCTTGATGGCGGTATCATGCCAGATTCGGTTCACCTGCGAACAGTGGGCCAGGTCACGCAGGTCACACAGCATGCAACCTTCGCTGCTGCCACTATCCTCGCAGGCATCATACGTCTCATCACCAGAGTGAGggcagacgaagagaaagatgcgcTCGAGAACCTTTGGTGGGAGAACGGCGACGAGCTGGCTCGATCTCACACTCGGCGGGAAGTAAGGCTGGCGGCTGATATCAGCAGGGCGCCGCAATGCCTCTGGAGGGCTGGACAgctcgttcttcttcttgtcctttttccGACTAAAGGGGAACCTCATggtgatggcggtgatgggaTGGCTGTTACAAACAGAGTTGGGCTAATCTGAACCAGAATCAAGCGGTAAACGTTGTGGCGATGTTTAAGGCTAAGGAGTCGAGAGAAACGCGTAGCGAGGGAccgaaggaaaaaaaaggagtgAAAGGCGTcgcagaaacagaaacagaaatATAACGAAGAAATGACAAGAGAccaggaaaaaagagaaatataagcaaaaacaaaagctgaCGCCGAAAATGTCTAGGGGAGCGTGACGAGAAGCGACGCTGGGGACCAATGCTGTTGAATCAAGCTTGTCTCGCGCATCCCTTGCTGCGTGCCCCGCGAACAATCAACGAGGCTGAAATTGGGGGGTCCCTCCACAGCCAGCGAGAGTCAGTGGCTGCGGCGGTGCGAGGATTGCGATGTCTCTTGCAaacaatgcaatgcaaacgAGGGGCGTCGTTTGTCAAAAGGTATTTGATGCCTGCCCCTTATGGCTatggctggactggactggggGGCAAAGCACTAACTACTGTAGGTAGTTGATGCTGAAAGTTGAAGAGttgaggagaggaaaaggatgaagaagttgaggggagggagatggagggagatGAGGACAGGATTCAGCTGGACATGTCGTGTATTTTGGTCTGCACGCCACAGCGGCTCTCGTGCAAAAGTTCAGAGCACAGAGCGGAGCTGCCACCTCGTACCTGAAGCCACCAGGTCCCTGGGCCAGTTGACCATTGCGTTCCTTGTCTGGGTGCCTTAGCTGTAGGCCGGCTAATGAGAGGGACGGGAACTGACGAGCAACTGACAAGCCTCTGAAGGGGGGAAACACGCTCGGGGGCCGTTTTAGTGGCGTGGCGCCCCAGGCCAGTGCTGGACTGGAACTGGCCCAGGCACCTACGGCACTGGACCAGCATTAGCGCCTCTTGCTGGCAAGTCCCGCTCGGAGATTCCAGCCATGGACTGGATGGAATTATGCGGGGAAAGATTGGCTCTCAGGGCCCTGTGCCGCTGCTTTGCCTCGCTCCTTGCTCATTTCTCACCTCCCGAGCGTTTGAATGGCTGTGAGAGCGAGGGGCTGTAATTTTCATTGTCATCTTCCTTTTGCAGGGTCCAATCGATATGTAATGAACAGTTCCTGCTTGCATTTCCAGTCAATCCAATGGCAATCGCACAAGCCCCCCCTGCATCGCAACAACCTTCAAGGTTATGTTTACCCTCCATGTGTTCATTAGCCTCTGCCAACCATTGAGCTTTTATTCCTTGCTACTGCCCTAAATAAACACGGTTCAGTCAGCCTTATCAATTCACATGTGATGCATTGCTATCCATGGATGCTTCACAATTCAACATTGGATGGATCACATGTATTAAGATGTACAGCACTCGTCGCAAATGGCATCTTGACACGTGCTTAAGCTGACAAACAACTGCATCCAACACCACGTCAACGTAATATTCAGACACCGAAACTACAGCAAAACCTGTACCCTCCCGTACCGTCCATCTATGGATCGTGCCAGGTGAATCAAGTATACATACAAGCAAGTATAGTACAGCATAAGACAGAATATGATTAAAAAACCAGTATGACCTCTCTGGCCAGTGACACTGCCGCACAAGTGTACGATGCAGCTCCGTATGCCCAGGGCGTTGTCTCGTAACAATAACTGCCCGCCTTGCCCTGCGCCTACCAGAACATTTTCCTCCGTTCCGCCCCGAATTAGCCCATATAGCCGTCATCAGCCTCCTGTCATCATAATcgcaaaaaaagacatgTCATCATCGCAGAGTAAGCGATTCATATTTTGGTTCATTTGCCGGGACAAATGGCCTCATGTCCAAAAAACAGAGATTAAAAATTGTAATTGGCCTCGTAGGAACTGGCCCTTCGGATTCGTAATATGTATAAAAAAGAATGCTCGTCACCCGTTGGGAGTCGGAGCTTTTTTCGCCGTTGACATGCCAATCAGACATATCCACGGCATCGCGCGCAGGCAGCTTAAGCCTTGCGGGATCGGGCGGTGGCACCGTTGGTCTTGGCACCAGTGGTGGTTCCATTGGACTTGGTGCCCATGGTAGCAGCCATGTGGACGGGGTCGGGCAGAGGAGCCTGGCTCATGCGGCGAAGGGACTTGCGAGTAGTGGAACccttgccgcccttcttGTAGGTGGCGAAGtagaaggagatgaagagaaccAAGTATGAGCTGAGGATACCAATGCcggcaaaggcagcaaacTCCTCACCGGCACACTTGCCAGCATTGGGCATCCAGTCGAAGTAGGTAGAGGTGAAGTAGGTGTAAGAAGCGAAGTAGACGAAGCCTGTGCGCCCAACGAGTCAGTAAGGAGCCAACAAAAGGGAGCCAACAAGGCACATTATAATATCACTTACCAAGGTCGATGATGAACTGGATGATCTGGAGACGAGTAACCCACTCCTTCCACCAGATTCGGACGCCACGTGCGCTCTGGAAGTAGTACCAGTACATGACAACGTGCACAGTCAGGTTGAGGACAATGGGGACCCAAGAGACGGAAGTCAGACCAATCAGCTGAGTGTAGCAGAGAAGAGCGGTGGCACCGTGGTGGTAGCAGTGGAGGAAggtcaatggcttcttcttgaggaACAGGAAGACGGTatcgagcagctcaaggtaCTTGGTGAGGTAGTTGAGCTAATCGTCACATGTTAGCCTTTGGCCATACCGCCACACATCGCCTGCTGAGAGAATTTACTTACGTAGTAGAGAACGACCATGGGCTGAGTCCAGCCACCGTCGTGATCGCAGATGGCGAAGAAAATACCCTTGCGGACAACAGTGGGTAGGATCTGCTCAATAAAGAGAGCCAGGAGAGCGCCGCTGATGGCGGTCAAGTAGAGGTtgtggatgaggaagagagccttgagcttgaaggGCTCGCGGTTGCGCATCAACTCTCGACCGCCAAAGATGATAATGTAGTAGATGacaatgaagatggaagtCGACTTGAGCGTAGACATGGGAGTCTCGAAAGGCACAAACTTGAAGTCATTGGCCGAGAAGCCAGTGACGGCTGTGAAGAGCTTATCAAAGAGAGGCCATAGATGGACGCCGAAAGGGCGATCGAGCGTCGGGAGCGGTAACTGCTCGTAAAACGTGGCGGGAGCCGAAGCCATGGTGGGCAGAGTTGCACAAGTAAAATCTTGCGACTTGTTGTAATTCTataaggaagaaaaagaagaatcgaAGAAAAGACTTCTCTCGAATGGACACGCGACGCGACTGAGCGAAACGGAACCTTGtccccaagaagaagcgcccAAACAGACTGCAATTGCAATCTACAGAGTGATCGAGGCAAAAAAGATTGCACAACGAAGGAGTGAcgagaaaaaggaggggtAGAAGCGTTCGACTTCCAACtccgagaagaaaagacaactCTCACGACGGCCGGGggggatggaggagaagaaaaaggacgGAGGCACGGAGGAGGGCCGAAAGAAATACTTAGCCCAACGTACTTACGCACATGCGAGTCTTACGGCAGAATCTAAAGGTGGCCTCGACACTAGCACCATCATAGTTTAAGGCCCGTCCCCTTTTTCCAGAGTGGAAATTTGGCTCTGCAGGCGGTGACGCCAAGTCAACCTCTGCCACATGTGATTGGGCATCGAGAGCCAATCCGAGGTCTGGCAAAGTTTCTCTCATTCTCGCGGCCACGTGACCTCGGCCCAGGCGAATGCGAGATGTGGTATTTCGAGGCACAGATCTGGGAATGGATGCTACGCAATTTCGGGGCTGCGCGGACACCGTGCGAATGCGATTTGATGTAATTTGAACATACGAGTAGTAGTTAAATCATATGAGACGAGACCGATCCCGAATGCAGGGCGGCAGCTGAATAGAGTAGTAACACCATAAGGCAGATGACAGCCACACATCCACTGGAACCTTGATGGGAGCTGGCCTCGTGCTCTACTTttgtcaacatcttctctcgGGGCCAACACATAGGCTTCCTAAGCGTACGCCATCCAAGAAGCCGCCTTGTCATAATACCCGTCGAAACCAAAAACTTGAAAATCACGGAATTGATTAGCACTTTGCAATTGACTACAATGTAAAAGCTCCAAGACAAGCAAACGCAACCCTCCGCAGATTCGCAAAACCGGAGGCCGATGCAATCGGAGTGCCAGGATCCCCGACACCCGGAACCGAGGAACGATTGCGTCGCTAAAATCCCTTCCGATCGAACCACAGGTAGACAAGCTGCCACCGCTAGTGTACCGAGTCAAGCCTGTATCAAGCAGTATATAATCACAGCGCCTTGCATGAACTTCAATGATGGTGTTTCAACACGCTGAATGCATGCATGCCAAGTATCAAAACGGCATTCCGGCCAGCCGCACACCCCATACGGAGGTTCGGTATCAGCAGCTTTCAGCTCGACAAATAGAAACTGGCCAAATTGAAAGCCTATCGTAATTGAGGCCGTACGCGCTCGTCCCAAACGCACTGTCCCGCACGCGCAAATCTCGCCCAGAGACAGCCCCGCCAAATTTACAATTCGCACTGTTGCGTCCCGCTTGGCCGGGTAAATCAGGCAATGCCGTAGCTTAGTCATCCGCCGTCCTCAGGCGATTCTTTGCTCCAAAACACCTCTTGTCCATCCTAGTACCGCCCAAAAGCTCACCACAACACCAAACTCaatctctcctcccccctctcAAAAGGCCCTCTTTTGcgcttctcgagcttctcctaCGAATCATGCAGTCCGCCG
Above is a genomic segment from Trichoderma breve strain T069 chromosome 6, whole genome shotgun sequence containing:
- a CDS encoding f-box-like domain-containing protein, with product MRFPFSRKKDKKKNELSSPPEALRRPADISRQPYFPPSVRSSQLVAVLPPKVLERIFLFVCPHSGDETYDACEDSGSSEGCMLCDLRDLAHCSQVNRIWHDTAIKLLYHSVRIDQVHYCKLEAWLAERRKQTRFDRNAIPEDPAQARLRLFRRTVREDPTRIGKRVEFLKTPYQVREYCQVELAQTIAVLPSLKYVDLPEGMFSDESSSSTLRFEVQARCPNIRKMTYNAGSEKSLAALATGQVWPRLEVLELNGISVDTMTMRAVLNSLANLRALKMTETESISDEVLMAASGPIMPSLEEFIMEKTPRVTAAGLIEYLAWPETQRGLRVLTLVHTGVHPQRLQEILTMAPCLKTLAMKHKVIEGFPQHAGIGFLASQSLETLRFEISTESDKEVYASMKASWYAYLASSVLAGGMPRLRKLFVHDESFPEQLQGLPPPNASFAAGGHMRNPSHGSTRSSHVPYPGMPSTPTSKTFGNPFANSPGSPTSPRSQVQSPRQLGVPGAPAAHRFSSNNPFAAHMRATAPSPAHTLEVYTKTDEYGKWNFSKVDTLTTTGQALRRPVSSYGLAADVAGEGWNRGEVRRSIMVGDGTGLFLPLPPPPGQDEYGRRGSAMSDAWRPSSSGGDSLRRPPPLWQ
- a CDS encoding GNS1/SUR4 family domain-containing protein, translating into MASAPATFYEQLPLPTLDRPFGVHLWPLFDKLFTAVTGFSANDFKFVPFETPMSTLKSTSIFIVIYYIIIFGGRELMRNREPFKLKALFLIHNLYLTAISGALLALFIEQILPTVVRKGIFFAICDHDGGWTQPMVVLYYLNYLTKYLELLDTVFLFLKKKPLTFLHCYHHGATALLCYTQLIGLTSVSWVPIVLNLTVHVVMYWYYFQSARGVRIWWKEWVTRLQIIQFIIDLGFVYFASYTYFTSTYFDWMPNAGKCAGEEFAAFAGIGILSSYLVLFISFYFATYKKGGKGSTTRKSLRRMSQAPLPDPVHMAATMGTKSNGTTTGAKTNGATARSRKA